The Alkalihalobacillus sp. TS-13 genomic interval TGTAGGCAGCAACGATACCGAGGATGATCCCACCGAATACACCTGTTTGTAAGGTAGGGATACCTAGTACTAGCGCAAATGCCGGGTCGGCGTTTTCACCAGTTACATCAGCAATTTCAAGCCCCTGGATGACGCTCATCGTAGCATTCATAATCAAGAATCCGACAGTTGCAGCGAGCCCTGCTACACCGTCACCGCCAGCTAAACCGATGGCGACACCTACTGCAAAGAGTAATGCGAGGTTATCAAAAATGATCCCTCCGGCTCTTTCCATGACTGCGGCAATCATCTCGATCACGGCATTATCGAGGAAAGGTGCCATTTCCAATAAAGTTGGGTTTTGCAATGCATTACCAAACGCAAGTAATAGACCTGCTGCTGGCAAAATTGCAACCGGTAGCATTAATGCTTTACCGACTTTTTGTAAAGTACCAAAAGCCTTTTGCATTTTTCTATACCTCCATTGTTATTGTTGGTCACAATAGCTTAAGAATACGGTTACAGAATGAAAAAAAAAGACATGAGTAAAAAAGACCAAAATGCACCTAAGGTATATACTACCCCTAATTTGCGCATTTCAATAATCTTCTTTACTCATGCCTGATCGTATCAGTAACACGTAAAGTGTTTATTCTTATTCTATTGTGGTGAAAGCCTTTGCAAATGCATCGTCAAATATACCGCTTCTGCATCTGAGACGTTCTTGCCAATCTTTTGTTGCATGACTTTCATCAGCTTCCATGCAAGATTGTAGCATACAGGGTACTCTTCTTTCAACACTTTTGCTAGTTTATCCTGGTTACCAACTTGTTCCTCATGCTCGATGCGATCGATTCCGTGTCTTAAATGCTGAATGAGCCGTAAATAATCGATGCTCGAGCGATCAATTGATATATCCAACTGTTGTTCGATAATATGAATCAACGTGTTGATCAGTTGAGAGTAACTGTTCAACTTAGAAATGGATCGATTAGTGGCTGCACTGTGAAGGTGAAGCGCAATGAATCCAATTTCTCCTTCCGGAAGATGAACTCCTGTTTCTTCTTTTATCAAACCAACCACATCTTTAGCAACCGCGTAATCTTTCGGGTAGAGCAATTCTGTTTCTTTGGAAAATGGATTGACGATATCGATTCCTTGTTGGATCCGTTTGATAGCAAAAGCGATGTGATCCGTCAAAGCGATATGGATATGTTCATTGAACTTGACTCCTAATTGATTCTCACTGTAAAAAATCACTTCATTCATGACCAATATGAAGGATTCATCGACTTGAGACAGTAATTGCTTATACTGGTGCTGTTCTTCGACATCATTCAAGATATATAGCTTGTCCACACTGGGACCATCGAGAATATCATCCGGTTTTTTAGAAAAACCGATTCCGTTGCCGATCAATACAACTTCTAGATGATTGGAATCGCGTGCAATGACGACGTTGTTGTTTAAAACTTTTAATATTGTATACTGCGTATCCATGCACCACCATCCCCTCATCATTTTACATCGTAATCAAACGACAACATCATACCTAAACATAAATACACCGTCAATAGTTATTATAACAGTCTCACTATTTTGTTCTAGTCCTTTTAATGCTAGCTTTTTAGCACTGTATTGTTTGTTTAGTGATTTGCAAAAGAATTTATGAGCGAAATTTAAGTTTAATGACCTTCGACTAAATACCACCACGTCCTGTGGGAACGTCGAAGTCAGTACATCCTGTACAAGTGAGGAGGCTTGCGGAAGTGAGTTAATGCAGTGAAGTGATGTCGAGCTCAGCGACCAGTCACGGATCACTTCAAACTTCCTGCGGTGGCGACAGCCTCCTCGTCAGTTTTCCAGTGCCCTACATGACTAATTGGGTCGCTTCCGCTTTTCGTTTGCCCGTGGAAAGTGAGTGATTTTCGCAAAAATCAACAATAAGGTATAACAAAGCTTTAAGTTTAAAAAAGTAAAAAAAAAGCGGCTTTCATTTTTGAAAGCCGCAAACCTCTAAATTTCCAACTCGCCAAGCCGCAATAGCTCGACGACAGCCTGGGAGCGCCCCTTGACACCTAGCTTCTGCATCGTATTGGAAATGTGATTCCGAACAGTTTTTTCACTTATAAAAAGTTGTTCAGCAATCTCCCTGGTCGTCTTGTCTTGAACAAGAAGTTCGAATACTTCTCTCTCCCTTTTTGTAAGTAGAGGCTTCGGTCGGTAGTGTTTATCTTTCAATGAATTTCACCCCTCCTTGCATGGGCTAACGAGCTGCGTTTCATGCAGAAAAGATATTTAGTCAACATATCATATGAAGGGATGAAATTGGTCGTGACTTGACATATTCAAAAATAATTGAAATCAGAGGTTTATTTTTGCATATTCTTCATGCGGTCTATCATACTAGCTGTCCATTTTTCAGGAGCGCCTAGATGTTTATCGATATGGACGATACGCCCCCGCCCTACCAAAACAGGATTTCCTTCTGAATCCTCTGCCAAATAATGCAGATCAATCGAAGTAGTTCCAATATAGGCGATCTTCACAAAGATTTTCAGCGTTTCATCAAAAAGAACTTGTTTCAGGTAATTACATTGAAGATCCGCAACGACCGGGATTGTCTTACTATCCGGTCTACTCCATTCTTGCATGAATCCAAGTTCCTTGAAAAGCTGAATTCGTGCATCCTCAAAATAAACAAATGGAATTGTATTATTTAAATGATTGAATGGGTCTACTTCAGAAAACCGGACATCGACTGTTGTATAAAAATGAAAACCCATTCTCCAGCTCTCCCAATCCTGAATATACTCTATACCTTTCATATTTCCCCTCCGTGCTGATGAATTTAAAAAATGAATACTCATTCATTTTTTGGTGATAAACGAGGACTGACGCATCTGGCCAGTCCTCGAATCGTTTATCGTAATCAACAATTATTATGCATCGGATCCAAAGAAATTTCGGAAAGATTGCAATGATGTATCACGGTTCAATGCAGCAATCGAAGTCGTCAAAGGAATCCCTTTCGGACATGATTGGACACAGTTTTGAGAGTTCCCGCAATTTGCGAGTCCTCCATCGCCCATAAGCGCATTCAGTCGTTCTGCTTTATTCATTTCTCCAGTCGGATGTGCGTTGAACAAACGAACCTGAGAAAGTGCAGCAGGACCGATGAACTCAGATTTATCATTGACATTCGGACATGCTTCCAAACAAACCCCACATGTCATGCATTTTGACAATTCATACGCCCATTGACGCTTGCTTTCCGGCATACGAGGTCCAGGTCCAAGATCGTATGTGCCATCGATCGGGATCCAAGCTTTCACTTTTTTTAACGCGTCGAACATGCGGCTGCGGTCAACTTGAAGGTCACGCACTACCGGGAAGGTTGCCATCGGCTCTAGACGGATCGGCTGTTCCAATTGGTCAACCAGTGCTGTACAAGATTGACGAGGCTTTCCATTGATCACCATAGAACAAGCTCCACATACTTCTTCAAGGCATCCCATTTCCCATGTCACTGGTGTCGTGTTTTCACCTTTACTATTCACAGGATTCCGGCGGATTTCCATCAAAGCCGAAATCACATTCATGTTCGCACGATAAGGGATCTCGAATTTTTCATCATAAGCTGCAGAATCAGGGTTATCCTGACGCTTTATAATAAATTGAATCATTTTTTCTTCAGCCATGATTATTATTTCTCTCCCTTCTTCTTAGAGTAGTCACGCTTACGTGGTTTGATGAGAGAAGTATCAACCTCTTCATATTCGAAGTCTGGACCGTTCTTCTCTGGATTAAAGATTGCTTTTGTCGTCTTCAACCATTCTTCATCGTTACGGTCAGGGAAGTCAGGCTTATAATGAGCCCCACGGCTTTCGTTACGGTTCAATGCACCAAGAGTGATTACACGTGCTAATTGAAGCATGTGCCATAATTGACGCGTAAATGAAACACCCTGATTGCTCCACTTCGACGTATCGTTGATGTTGATATCCTTGTAACGCTCCATCAACTCAACAATTTTATCGTCTGTTTCTTTCAACTTATCATTGTAACGGACAACCGTCACGTTATCTGTCATCCATTCACCGAGCTCTTTATGAAGCTGATACGCATTTTCCGTGCCATCCATTTTCATGATTTGATCAAGGTGATCGGTTTCTTTCTTAACTTGACGCTCGTAAATTTCCTCAGGAATATCCTCGATTGTCTTTTCAAGACCCATAACATATTCTGCAGCCTTTGGACCTGCAACCATACCACCAAAAATGGATGATAGAAGCGAGTTGGCTCCTAAGCGGTTTGCCCCATGTTGAGAATAATCACATTCACCTGCAGCAAAGAGACCAGGGATATTTGTCATTTGATCGAAATCAACCCACATACCACCCATTGAATAGTGGACTGCAGGGAAGATTTTCATTGGAACTTTACGAGGGTCATCACCCATGAACTTCTCATAGATTTCGATGATACCACCCAGTTTGATATCAAGTTCTTTTGGATCCTTGTGTGAAAGATCGAGGTAAACCATGTTCTCACCGTTGATGCCAAGCTTTTGTCGAACACAGACATCAAAGATTTCACGTGTTGCAATATCACGTGGTACCAGGTTTCCATATGCAGGATATTTTTCCTCAAGGAAGTACCAAGGTTTACCGTCTTTATATGTCCAGACGCGTCCACCTTCACCACGAGCAGATTCACTCATAAGACGAAGTTTATCATCTCCTGGAATCGCTGTAGGGTGAATTTGGATGAACTCACCATTTGCATAATGAACGCCCTGTTGATATAGAGCCGAAGCTGCTGAACCAGTATTGATAACTGAGTTCGTCGACTTACCGAAAATCACACCAGGTCCACCAGTAGCCATGATAACTGCATCAGCTTTGAAGCTTTGAATTTCAGAAGTCTTCAAGTTTTGCGCAACGATTCCCCGACATACATTTTCATCATCTAGAACCGCTGATTGGAAGTCCCAACCTTCATACTTCGTTACTAGCCCTTGTACTTCATAACGACGGACCTGCTCATCAAGTGCATATAGTAATTGCTGTCCTGTAGTAGCACCAGCAAATGCTGTACGATGGTGCTGTGTACCGCCGAAACGACGGAAATCCAATAATCCTTCTGGTGTACGGTTGAACATGACACCCATTCGATCTAATAGATGAATGATACCAGGCGCGGCATCACACATTGCTTTTACAGGAGGTTGGTTTGCAAGAAAGTCCCCACCATATACTGTGTCATCAAAATGTTCCCAAGGAGAGTCTCCCTCACCCTTTGTATTTACTGCTCCGTTTATTCCGCCTTGTGCACAAACGGAGTGAGAACGTTTAACAGGCACGAGTGAGAACAAGTCAACATGTGTTCCTGATTCAGCGGATTTGATAGCAGCCATCAAGCCGGCTAATCCTCCGCCTACAATTATGATATTACCTTTGCTCATCGTGACTCACTCCTTATAAAATTGGTAGGTTTGATGCAAAAGCAAACCATTCTGGATTTACAAATGCAAATATGGATCGTATTCCAACGATTGAAACTGCAAAGAAAATTCCGATTGTTACATACGTTGCGATTTTTTGGGAACGTGGTGATTGGACAATTCCCCAGCTTACAAGGAAGGACCAAAGTCCGTTCGAGAAGTGGAAAATCGTTGAAATTACGCCAACAATATAAAATCCAATCATGAAAGGATTATCGAGAATCTCTTCCATCATTGAAAAGTTTACTTTCGCCCCAAATGCAGCTTGTACACGGGTTTCCCATACGTGCCAAGAAATGAAAATAAGCGTGATAATTCCTGTTACACGCTGCAACAGGAACATCCAGTTACGGAAGTACCCGTAGCGACTTACGTTGTTACGAGCTTGGAACGTTATGTACAATCCGAAAACAGCATGGAAAATGATCGGTAAAAAGATGATGAAAATTTCAAGGAAATAACGGAATGGAAGTGTCTCCATAAAGTGTGCTGCAGCATCGAATGATTCACGACCTCTTGTCGCGAAGTGGTTTACTGTCAAGTGTTGAATCAGATATAAACCAATTGGTATAACACCAAGTAACGAATGTAGTCTTCTTAAAGCAAAATCTCTAGTGTCAGCCATGTCTGTGCCCCCTTCTAAATAAGTGTTGCCGCTGCAAAATCAAAGCATTTTTGAAAACCCGATCATACGTTCAGAAATACTGTTATCCGAAGACAAGCTCCGACAAGAATTGATAACATGTCTATTGTACTCCCATCATATAGGACCGTCAAGAAAACGAATACATCCGATTTTAGAAATATCTAGAAGGTGAAAACCTATTGCTTTTTACTGTGTATGTTCGTTTCAGCCGTGGGTTTAAGAAAGGCTGAAGCGACCCATATATTTATTCGATGCTCACTGGAAAACTCACTAGGTGGCTTGAACCAAAGGTTTTGCATGGTGTAAAACAATGTGTTGCCGCTGGAAGAAGTTTAAGTGATCATAGTGACTGGTCGATGAGTTAGACAACTTCTATGTCTTAGCTTGAAACCAAGTTGCACTTACCTATTAACGGACACAGGAGACCTTATTTGGCTAAAACAATAGTGTTTTAAAAAACTAACGGACACCAGGGACCTTATTACGCAAATATCATAGAAAATCAGCTGCTTTGTTCACAAATAACGGCTCTGGTGTCCGTTAAAATTCAGAAACACTTCATTTTGTCACAAATAACGGCTCTGGTGTCCGCAAACTGAAAACATGGCTGCTTGAACTTACCTGTCTCGATTAACCCGCAGGAGTGTTGCTAATTTCGCTTCTGGTTTTACCTAAAATGACCTCTTCATTTTTGAGACCATCTATTATCACTATTTTTCCCATAACTGTGAAAGATAAAGTCGCCCTTTGTCATTCATCATAAAGATAGTATAATAAAATAATATGAGTGAAGGAGAGGGGAATACAGATGAAAAAAGACAATGATGTCCTTCCAGAACCAACGAACGAAGCAGAGGGGTACTTATTCGGATATGAATTGATGAGGGATGTACTGCTGCCAGAATTATTAGGTAAAGAAGATCATAGTCTCTTATACTGGGCTGGGCGGACACTTGCACGGAAATATCCTATGGACACTACTGAGGAACTGATACAATTTTTTGCTGCAGCAAACTTTGGAGAACTTCGTTTAAAAGAAGAAACGTCCAAAACGATCACATTCGAGTTAAGCTCAGATCGGATCTCAGAATTGTTGAGAAAACGAATGCACGAAGGATTCCAACTCGAAGCAGGTTTCTTAGCAGAGCATGTCCAAAGGCAAAAAGAAAGAGTCACTGAATCTTTTGAAGAGATTAAAAGAGGTAAAGAAGACAAAATCATCTTCACTGTACAGTGGGACCGTAAAGATGAAATCTCAGACACGAATGTGTCAGAATTTTAGCTGAATAAGAGAGATACATATAAATGAGGCTGTCCAATAAGTGTCTGAGTCTCTCCGTACTTAACCACGTTTGAGAAATATGGCGTTTTAATACAAAATGTTGTGTTGGAGGTGGATGACACTTCTTATTTTGGATAGCCTCATCTTTTTGCTTTCATTTCATCCCTGCTCGGTAACCTTTTCGTGGACTATTCTTGAAATCGGTGGAGCAAATTTAAGCAATGGTTGTTTAACTCAGTAAAATGTACTTACGCCATCACTCCAACAATTCAATTATTCGTCATCTTCCTTTTTCGATTGCTCAGTAAAATAAGAAACAATCGTTTCAGCCACTGATGCAGGAATTTTCGCTTCTTTCAATTCGTCAACAGAAGCCTGCCTGATCTTTTTAAAGGAACCAAAATGTTTCAATAAAGCTTTACGCCGCTTTTCTCCAATTCCCGGGATCTTGTCCAAGCTTGACTGAACCATCCCCTTTTCTCGAATTTGGCGATGGAAGGTAATCGCAAAGCGGTGAACCTCGTCTTGAATCCGTTGCAGCAGATAGAATTCTTGACTGTTTCTAGCAAGCGGAACCACCTGTGGCGGATCTCCGATCATCAATTGCGCTGTATTATGCTTGTCATCTTTTACAAGTCCACAAACCGGTATTGATAAACCAAGTTCATTTTCAAGGACATCGATGGCCGCACTGATCTGCCCTTTCCCGCCGTCGATGATGATAAGATCCGGGAGTGGGGAATCTTCCTTTAGAACCCGCGAATATCTTCTCCTTGTTACTTCTTTCATGGATGCATAGTCATCTGGACCTTCAACGGTTTTGATTTTATACTTCCGATATTGCTTTTTGTTCGGTTTACCGTCTGTAAAAACAACCATAGCAGAAACAGGATTTGTTCCCTGGATATTGGAGTTATCGAACGCTTCAATAACATGCGGGGTTGCTATTCCCAGATGTTTCCCGAGCTCTTCAACCGCTTTAATCGTCCGTTCTTCATCCCTTTCGATCAACTCGAACTTTTCACTCAATGCAATTTGGGCGTTTTTCGTTGCAAGGTTCACCAGATTCTTCTTTTTACCACGCTGAGGTTGGGAAACCGGAATATCTAAAAGTTCTTCTAACAAATGATGTTCCACATGTTTCGGGACGAAAATTTCTTTCGGAATGATGTGATCCTTTTGCAAATAAAACTGTCCCACAAAAGATAGAAATTCTTCTTCAGAATCACCATAAACCGGAAAAAGCGAGACGTCCCGTTCGATTAGCTTTCCCTGACGGACGAAGAAGACCTGGATACACATCCAGCCTTTATCGACATGATACCCGAAAACATCCCGGTCCTTTTGATCGGTATGCACCATTTTCTGTTGTTCCATTACCGACTCGATATGACGTATCTGGTCCCTAAGTTCTTTCGCCCGCTCAAACTCGAGCTTTTCAGCAGCTTCTTCCATTTTTCTTTGAAGATCTCGTTTCACTTCTTTATGCCCACCGTTAAGAAAGCGGTATATTCCTTCGACCATTTCACGGTTTTGCTCTTCAGTCACCTCGTACACGCACGGGGCAAGGCATTGACCCATGTGATAATACAGACAGACACGATCAGGCAGCGTCTTACATTTTCTCAACGGATAAATCCGATCAAGGAGCTTTTTCGTCTCATTTGCTGCATATGCATTCGGATAAGGACCGAAATATCTTCCCGTTCCTTTTTTCACTTTTCGGGTTGTAATCAATCTCGGTTGATTTTCATTGGTCACTTTAATATATGGATAGCTCTTATCATCCTTCAACATAACATTGTAGCGTGGGTCATGTTTTTTGATAAGATTCATCTCAAGAATAAGCGCCTCTAAATCGGAGGTAGTGACGATATATTCAAAATCATGGATTTCCAGAACAAGCCGTTGTGTTTTCCCATCATGGGACCCAGAAAAATAAGACCGGACTCGATTACGCAGATTTTTTGCTTTACCTACATATATGATCGTGCCGTTCCGATCCTTCATCAAATAACAACCAGGTTGATCTGGAAGGACTGACAGCTTTTGTTTCAACTGTTGAAGCATATTTCAAACCTCCTTAAGGAGTGACATTTTATCTTTATGTATAGTTGTTTTATAAAAGTTTATTGTTAATGGAATGTAGTAATGCTGAAAGCTTTTTGCAGTGGAAATATACAAGACTCCTGCGGGAAAGCACGCGAAGCGAGACACCGCAATCTATACAAAAACAGTCTTAATCATAAATTGATTGTATCATCATCGAACATTTAATGGAAAAAGTCACACTCGGAGCGTGAAAAAGAGGCTGACCCGTTAAGGTATCAGCCCCTGTTGATTATAAGTTTTATTGGTGCTTATTGATAAGGTCGACGAGTGCTTCTTTCGGTTGGAAACCGACAACTTGATCGACGACTTCACCATTTTTGAAAAGCATCAATGTCGGGATACTCATTACACCGAACTTTCCTGCCGTTTCCTGGTTTTCATCTACATCAAGTTTAACGATTTTAACACTATCGCTCATTTCGCTATCAATCTCTTCCAATACTGGTGCAATCATTTTACAAGGCCCGCACCAAGGTGCCCAAAAGTCAGCTAATACAAGACCTTCACTTGTTTCTGAAGTAAAGTTTTGGTCAGTTGCTTTCACGATTGCCATATTCATGCCTCCTCATCATTTCGCTTACAATGCAAAGTATATCACCTTACAAAAAAACTTCCTAATAATTTGTTTTCAATTGTAGCATACCCGATTTTTCATAACTCACACCCTATTTTCGCTAGCAAATTCAGCTTGTTGGCAAAGGCTCTGTTCGTTTTTATTGTTGATTTCTACAAAAATCCACTCCCTTTCCCAAAGCGATCCGGAGCTCCTCGTTGCGGGTCTCGACTGGCTCACTTTTTCTTGTAGGAGTGTCACAAATTTCGCTTAAAGAAAACTTGGCAAAGCCAAGCCTTGGCGCAGGCTGAGCTTTAGTTGCTCTTATACTGAAGAAAGTATTTTATACTTTCTTTAAGTGTAAAATCAACAAAGTCCTTTCATAGAGCATTTGTAAAATAGGAGTGACTCATCTGTTGTCGCTCACCCTATCGTATACTTATACAAGTATGGATGTGAGAAGTGAGGACTCCGGATGAGTCATTCTTAAGATTCTTGTATTCTTTTATAATCGATCCCGTATTAGACGAGTACTTTCTTGAATTCTTCTGTCAGTTTTGGTACAACTTCGAAAAGGTCCCCAACGATCCCGTAGTCAGCAACGTTGAAGATATTCGCTTCTGGGTCTTTGTTTATCGCTACGATGATCTTAGAGTTAGACATACCAGCCAAGTGCTGGATCGCTCCAGAAATACCA includes:
- the glcT gene encoding glucose PTS transporter transcription antiterminator GlcT; translated protein: MDTQYTILKVLNNNVVIARDSNHLEVVLIGNGIGFSKKPDDILDGPSVDKLYILNDVEEQHQYKQLLSQVDESFILVMNEVIFYSENQLGVKFNEHIHIALTDHIAFAIKRIQQGIDIVNPFSKETELLYPKDYAVAKDVVGLIKEETGVHLPEGEIGFIALHLHSAATNRSISKLNSYSQLINTLIHIIEQQLDISIDRSSIDYLRLIQHLRHGIDRIEHEEQVGNQDKLAKVLKEEYPVCYNLAWKLMKVMQQKIGKNVSDAEAVYLTMHLQRLSPQ
- a CDS encoding response regulator transcription factor, translated to MKDKHYRPKPLLTKREREVFELLVQDKTTREIAEQLFISEKTVRNHISNTMQKLGVKGRSQAVVELLRLGELEI
- a CDS encoding thioesterase family protein, with the protein product MKGIEYIQDWESWRMGFHFYTTVDVRFSEVDPFNHLNNTIPFVYFEDARIQLFKELGFMQEWSRPDSKTIPVVADLQCNYLKQVLFDETLKIFVKIAYIGTTSIDLHYLAEDSEGNPVLVGRGRIVHIDKHLGAPEKWTASMIDRMKNMQK
- the sdhB gene encoding succinate dehydrogenase iron-sulfur subunit, coding for MAEEKMIQFIIKRQDNPDSAAYDEKFEIPYRANMNVISALMEIRRNPVNSKGENTTPVTWEMGCLEEVCGACSMVINGKPRQSCTALVDQLEQPIRLEPMATFPVVRDLQVDRSRMFDALKKVKAWIPIDGTYDLGPGPRMPESKRQWAYELSKCMTCGVCLEACPNVNDKSEFIGPAALSQVRLFNAHPTGEMNKAERLNALMGDGGLANCGNSQNCVQSCPKGIPLTTSIAALNRDTSLQSFRNFFGSDA
- the sdhA gene encoding succinate dehydrogenase flavoprotein subunit, which translates into the protein MSKGNIIIVGGGLAGLMAAIKSAESGTHVDLFSLVPVKRSHSVCAQGGINGAVNTKGEGDSPWEHFDDTVYGGDFLANQPPVKAMCDAAPGIIHLLDRMGVMFNRTPEGLLDFRRFGGTQHHRTAFAGATTGQQLLYALDEQVRRYEVQGLVTKYEGWDFQSAVLDDENVCRGIVAQNLKTSEIQSFKADAVIMATGGPGVIFGKSTNSVINTGSAASALYQQGVHYANGEFIQIHPTAIPGDDKLRLMSESARGEGGRVWTYKDGKPWYFLEEKYPAYGNLVPRDIATREIFDVCVRQKLGINGENMVYLDLSHKDPKELDIKLGGIIEIYEKFMGDDPRKVPMKIFPAVHYSMGGMWVDFDQMTNIPGLFAAGECDYSQHGANRLGANSLLSSIFGGMVAGPKAAEYVMGLEKTIEDIPEEIYERQVKKETDHLDQIMKMDGTENAYQLHKELGEWMTDNVTVVRYNDKLKETDDKIVELMERYKDININDTSKWSNQGVSFTRQLWHMLQLARVITLGALNRNESRGAHYKPDFPDRNDEEWLKTTKAIFNPEKNGPDFEYEEVDTSLIKPRKRDYSKKKGEK
- a CDS encoding succinate dehydrogenase cytochrome b558 subunit, producing MADTRDFALRRLHSLLGVIPIGLYLIQHLTVNHFATRGRESFDAAAHFMETLPFRYFLEIFIIFLPIIFHAVFGLYITFQARNNVSRYGYFRNWMFLLQRVTGIITLIFISWHVWETRVQAAFGAKVNFSMMEEILDNPFMIGFYIVGVISTIFHFSNGLWSFLVSWGIVQSPRSQKIATYVTIGIFFAVSIVGIRSIFAFVNPEWFAFASNLPIL
- a CDS encoding YslB family protein encodes the protein MKKDNDVLPEPTNEAEGYLFGYELMRDVLLPELLGKEDHSLLYWAGRTLARKYPMDTTEELIQFFAAANFGELRLKEETSKTITFELSSDRISELLRKRMHEGFQLEAGFLAEHVQRQKERVTESFEEIKRGKEDKIIFTVQWDRKDEISDTNVSEF
- the uvrC gene encoding excinuclease ABC subunit UvrC, with protein sequence MLQQLKQKLSVLPDQPGCYLMKDRNGTIIYVGKAKNLRNRVRSYFSGSHDGKTQRLVLEIHDFEYIVTTSDLEALILEMNLIKKHDPRYNVMLKDDKSYPYIKVTNENQPRLITTRKVKKGTGRYFGPYPNAYAANETKKLLDRIYPLRKCKTLPDRVCLYYHMGQCLAPCVYEVTEEQNREMVEGIYRFLNGGHKEVKRDLQRKMEEAAEKLEFERAKELRDQIRHIESVMEQQKMVHTDQKDRDVFGYHVDKGWMCIQVFFVRQGKLIERDVSLFPVYGDSEEEFLSFVGQFYLQKDHIIPKEIFVPKHVEHHLLEELLDIPVSQPQRGKKKNLVNLATKNAQIALSEKFELIERDEERTIKAVEELGKHLGIATPHVIEAFDNSNIQGTNPVSAMVVFTDGKPNKKQYRKYKIKTVEGPDDYASMKEVTRRRYSRVLKEDSPLPDLIIIDGGKGQISAAIDVLENELGLSIPVCGLVKDDKHNTAQLMIGDPPQVVPLARNSQEFYLLQRIQDEVHRFAITFHRQIREKGMVQSSLDKIPGIGEKRRKALLKHFGSFKKIRQASVDELKEAKIPASVAETIVSYFTEQSKKEDDE
- the trxA gene encoding thioredoxin, whose amino-acid sequence is MAIVKATDQNFTSETSEGLVLADFWAPWCGPCKMIAPVLEEIDSEMSDSVKIVKLDVDENQETAGKFGVMSIPTLMLFKNGEVVDQVVGFQPKEALVDLINKHQ